From a region of the Daphnia pulicaria isolate SC F1-1A chromosome 1, SC_F0-13Bv2, whole genome shotgun sequence genome:
- the LOC124340643 gene encoding neural Wiskott-Aldrich syndrome protein-like, whose amino-acid sequence MLYEDQLVNNIIFLLLQEPMGMLVLENCSVSINQEEELEVITFTIIFSDDQDRHVFSCLSVNQAQNWVAALRHASYEHLRIQVKLLESKLEYLGGKRINNPVGNTIMANHISPVESKPSSILSLDDNDQLFKLIGLRCKSMASAVVQVCFADPPNRSTWNKRHCGVVCFIEDNIKRSYFLRVFCLDRQSAIWEQELYSSFDYCAPRPYFHTFEGDECRIGFNFANEGEAEYFLMAIKEYLRMKSEKRERRRLSQQQVQQPQPGKPTPVATNGSVPKSTAVRSATITNSITVTKKGKKDKNKKITKADIGGPSDFKHISHVGWDPNQGFALDNVDPNLLKFFARAGISENHLKDKATREFIYDFIDKHGGKEAAIREISNLQSSGGSLFSAPPVPARNPPSTPQTARIAPPAPPVSAPPPPPSRVIASPPSVAPPAPPQRAPPPKMAPINNVAPPPPPVGASPPPPPPPPPPSFGGPPAPPVPSFVVSSPSLPPTPAQPDVRGALMDAIKEGHKLKSVPSDADQSIKSGAKVPAFDSRNDLLGQIRAGKELKPVEKKASVVAVSDDVMEGMAGALARALEERCRVIHSDSDESGQDPDEDDDWDD is encoded by the exons ATGCTCTATGAAGATCAACTCGTTAACAACATAATTTTTCTACTTCTGCAGGAACCTATGGGTATGTTGGTTTTAGAAAACTGTTCAGTATCAATTAATCAAGAAGAGGAGCTCGAGGTTATCACTTTCACGATTATTTTCTCTGATGATCAAGACAGACATGTGTTCTCCTGCTTAAGTGTAAATCAAGCACAGAATTGGGTTGCAGCTCTAAGGCATGCCAG CTATGAACATTTGAGAATCCAAGTTAAACTTTTAGAAAGTAAATTAGAATATCTTGGCGGGAAG AGAATTAATAACCCTGTTGGAAACACAATAATGGCGAATCATATCAGCCCTGTTGAAAGCAAACCATCATCTATTCTTTCACTTGATGACAATGATCAATTATTTAAACTCATTGGCTTGCGCTGCAAA aGTATGGCGTCAGCTGTGGTTCAGGTCTGTTTTGCTGATCCACCCAATAGATCCACATGGAACAAACGGCATTGTGGTGTAGTCTGCTTCATCGAAGATAATATCAAGAGATCCTATTTCCTTAGAGTATTTTGCCTCGACAGGCAATCTGCCATCTGGGAGCAAGAATTGTACAGTTCTTTTGACTACTGTGCACCAAGACCTTACTTTCACACTTTTGAGGGAGAT GAATGTCGCATCGGGTTTAATTTTGCTAATGAAGGCGAGGCAGAATACTTTCTGATGGCTATCAAAGAATATTTGAGGATGAAATCGGAGAAACGAG AACGCCGTCGTTTATCACAGCAGCAAGTGCAGCAACCGCAACCAGGAAAACCCACGCCAGTCGCCACGAacggatcggtgccaaaatcTACAGCAGTACGATCAGCGACAATCACAAACAGTATAACAgtgacaaaaaaagggaagaaagacaagaacaagaaaattacCAAAGCGGATATTGGAGGGCCATCAGATTTCAAACACATCAGTCACGTCGGATGGGACCCTAATCAAGGATTTGCACTTGACAACGTCGATCCAAATCTATTGAAGTTCTTCGCCAGA GCCGGCATATCGGAGAATCACTTGAAAGACAAAGCAACACGTGAATTCATCTACGATTTTATCGACAAACATGGAGGAAAAGAAGCGGCTATTCGTGAGATTTCGAATTTACAGTCATCCGGCGGCAGTTTGTTTTCAGCACCTCCGGTGCCAGCAAGGAATCCTCCGTCTACACCTCAGACGGCAAGGATCGCTCCTCCGGCACCACCCGTTTCAGCTCCACCGCCGCCACCTTCAAGAGTGATTGCCTCCCCTCCATCTGTTGCTCCTCCAGCACCTCCTCAACGGGCCCCACCACCGAAAATGGCACCAATTAACAACGTTGCACCCCCACCACCTCCTGTCGGTGCAtctcctcctccaccaccacctccaccgCCTCCTTCATTTGGTGGACCCCCTGCTCCTCCTGTTCCTTCATTTGTTGTTTCGTCTCCGTCACTCCCACCCACTCCAGCTCAACCCGATGTCCGTGGCGCCCTGATGGACGCCATTAAAGAGGGACACAAACTCAAATCGGTGCCGAGTGATGCCGATCAATCGATAAAGAGTGGCGCTAAAGTGCCAGCCTTCGATTCACGCAACGATTTGTTGGGTCAAATAAGAGCAGGAAAGGAACTGAAACCCGTGGAGAAAAAGGCTTCTGTTGTTGCCGTCAGCGACGATGTCATGGAAGGTATGGCCGGTGCCTTGGCCAGGGCCTTGGAGGAAAGATGTCGTGTCATCCATTCCGACAGTGATGAAAGCGGCCAGGACCCAGATGAAGATGACGATTGGGACGAttaa